In a single window of the Apium graveolens cultivar Ventura unplaced genomic scaffold, ASM990537v1 ctg3784, whole genome shotgun sequence genome:
- the LOC141701367 gene encoding uncharacterized protein LOC141701367, which produces MQLLMVSERNRKKTYRFKDSSEDTLLHVDKICKECGKDFPSWKALFGHMKCHSDKITRTRVDEQDSGTSADQSENGKVNPRKKRSVRRTKRYFKMEISGTTATSSSLSCNANTTASVSEIEQEQEEVALCLIMLSKDVSNWSGLKSIGESSVNNSEFVDAQSFTKTEGKQVGGDEIVKLKKKLNGNLRDGPKMNRSEIKVGGLIMLNDKLKSKVVEELEFQVSEVEIERTLINASKSDEESDLGTKKLIPSKRKEPDFVGPEYKVNNMEMIKIGCDQRRKYECPSCNKAFNTFQALGGHRASNKKMKGCFGLINSCENRVIAADLRISPIPPADNRSLIAHEMTTDTSNGTKKIIKGGSHECQICFRVFSSGQALGGHKRSHLIAEAKNSQGITSSSIVIQKPVPEIRDFLDLNLPAPEEDDISTSEIGFRQWWMGNNNHEALLGLL; this is translated from the coding sequence ATGCAGCTGCTTATGGTCTCAGAGAGAAACCGAAAAAAAACATATCGATTTAAAGATTCAAGTGAAGATACTTTGCTTCATGTCGATAAAATTTGCAAGGAATGTGGAAAAGATTTTCCATCTTGGAAGGCTTTATTTGGGCACATGAAGTGCCATTCTGATAAAATTACACGTACTCGCGTGGATGAACAAGATTCCGGGACTAGTGCTGATCAATCTGAAAATGGGAAGGTGAATCCAAGAAAAAAGAGATCAGTAAGAAGAACCAAAAGGTACTTTAAGATGGAAATTTCTGGTACTACTGCAACTTCATCTTCTTTATCTTGTAATGCAAATACTACAGCATCTGTTTCTGAAATTGAGCAAGAACAAGAAGAAGTTGCTTTGTGTTTGATTATGCTTTCTAAGGATGTGAGTAATTGGAGTGGTCTAAAATCTATCGGTGAGTCCTCTGTTAATAATTCTGAGTTCGTAGATGCTCAGTCGTTCACTAAAACAGAAGGTAAGCAGGTTGGCGGTGATGAGATTGTCAAGTTAAAGAAGAAATTAAATGGGAATTTAAGAGATGGTCCTAAAATGAACAGATCAGAAATCAAAGTTGGTGGACTAATAATGCTCAATGATAAGCTGAAGTCTAAAGTAGTTGAGGAATTAGAATTCCAGGTGTCTGAAGTTGAGATAGAGAGGACTTTGATCAATGCAAGTAAATCTGATGAAGAAAGTGATTTGGGTACCAAGAAACTTATTCCAAGCAAGAGGAAAGAACCTGACTTCGTAGGACCTGAATATAAAGTGAACAACATGGAAATGATCAAGATAGGATGTGATCAGAGAAGAAAATATGAGTGTCCCTCTTGTAACAAGGCCTTCAACACTTTCCAAGCACTTGGAGGTCACAGAGCAAGTAACAAGAAAATGAAAGGCTGCTTTGGCCTGATAAACAGTTGCGAGAACAGGGTGATTGCAGCTGACCTTCGTATTTCTCCAATACCACCTGCTGATAACAGGAGTCTCATTGCTCATGAAATGACTACAGACACAAGCAATGGAACTAAAAAGATAATTAAGGGGGGTTCACATGAATGCCAAATTTGCTTTAGAGTTTTCTCTTCAGGACAAGCGTTGGGTGGTCACAAGAGATCACATTTGATTGCTGAAGCCAAAAACAGCCAGGGTATTACAAGTAGCAGCATTGTGATACAGAAACCAGTTCCGGAGATTCGTGACTTTCTTGATCTTAACTTGCCTGCTCCAGAAGAGGATGATATAAGTACTTCTGAAATTGGTTTTAGGCAATGGTGGATGGGAAATAACAACCATGAGGCGTTGCTTGGTCTGCTATAA